A genome region from Equus caballus isolate H_3958 breed thoroughbred chromosome 19, TB-T2T, whole genome shotgun sequence includes the following:
- the OR5H46 gene encoding olfactory receptor 5H2 — protein sequence MDTKNATLLTKFVLTGLTHQQEWEIPLFLVFLLIYLITIVGNLGLIALICNDPHLHTPMYLFLGSLAFTDAWISSTVTPKMLVNFFIKSKRISLSECMMQFFSFSFSASTECFLLAAMAYDRYVAICNPLIYQMTMTNRLCIQLLVSSFVCGLIHSAFHTLFLFRLTFCNSYIIHHFYCDIMPLFKISCTDPSVNVLMVFISSGSIQVFTILIVLVSYTLVLFTILKRKSVQGIRKAFSTCGAHLFSVSLYYGPLLFMYVRPGSAQADDQDMMDSLFYTVIIPLLNPIIYSLRNKKVIDSLVKMLKRNV from the coding sequence ATGGACACTAAAAATGCAACACTGCTGACAAAGTTTGTTCTCACAGGACTTACACATCAACAGGAGTGGGAAATCCCCCTGTTTCTGGTGTTCTTGCTGATATATCTCATCACCATTGTGGGAAACCTTGGACTGATTGCACTCATCTGCAATGACCCTCACcttcacactcccatgtacttatTCCTTGGGAGTTTAGCCTTCACGGATGCTTGGATATCATCCACAGTGACCCCAAAGATGCTGGTCAACTTCTTTATCAAGAGCAAGAGGATATCTCTCTCTGAATGCAtgatgcaatttttttctttttcattcagtgCAAGCACAGAATGTTTCCTTTTGGCAGCAATGGCAtatgatcgctatgtggccataTGCAACCCTTTAATTTATCAAATGACTATGACCAATAGACTATGCATCCAACTGTTAGTCTCATCATTTGTGTGTGGCCTTATTCATTCTGCATTTCATACACTTTTTTTATTCAGATTAACCTTCTGTAATTCTTACATAATACATCACTTTTATTGTGACATCATGCCATTGTTTAAGATTTCCTGTACTGACCCTTCAGTTAATGTTCTGATGGTTTTTATCTCCTCTGGGTCAATACAGGTGTTCACCATCCTGATAGTTCTTGTCTCTTATACACTTGTTCTCTTTACAATCTTAAAAAGGAAGTCTGTACAAGGCATCAggaaagccttctccacctgtggagcccatctcttctctgtctctttataCTATGGCCCTCTCCTCTTCATGTATGTGCGCCCTGGATCTGCACAAGCAGATGACCAAGATATGATGGACTCTCTATTTTACACTGTCATCATTCCTTTGTTAAATCCAATTatctacagcctgagaaataagaaagtcATAGATTCACTGGTCAAAATGTTAAAGAGAAATGTTTAG